Proteins encoded by one window of Flavobacterium sp. N502540:
- a CDS encoding histidine kinase, translating into MRKIVFFVLILLVSCQQKSKKELLHPEKMLEKLVVISDSIDQNPEIDKLIFWSGKLKEKDFSKTSSTLAFIHYNLAKNLAKSNIDSAKNHINIALNLIEKEKGFNALKFTIYNGAGLISEHEGKFYQSVYYFNQSAAIIMNDDSLQCKPMAKVICLLNAAQDNNKISQYPKSVEQNQLALKILKKLPEDNFKYNFRAYSQLFTACEESEIYKTDSLLFYIKKLKSISVQTNDPMQIRFTNEHIAHYYLLSDQYDKAIQHYNLVKEYDAEMVTEEPEKSIAIKNLYTTLANLIDLYVQTKQFPEAESLIKKADTIEKQHFQILSYYEKCLNKKAKMHFYLAKGDNLKAQNEVNQVLELKDNILRNSGIQATEEMATIYELQAKDKSIYGLNKTIDSATNRLERNKLLLFIVGLLGLLAVSWVLLLYFFQRQKRQKQEKEKILLQQQLLRTQMEPHFIFNTLSALQSFIRFDEKEKSIKYLSQFSKLLRSSLELSRKNDVPLDQEIEAIENYLSLQQMRFEYTFAYEIIIPDTDTSALLIPPMLIQPFVENAIIHGIGNLSDKGFIKLEIVAKENQLLVKITDNGKGYQDKSNLEMNHQSLSGAIARERLEILARENKIKTNIEIVSNEKGTVVLLALPIKNQK; encoded by the coding sequence ATGCGCAAAATTGTATTCTTTGTACTGATTTTATTAGTTTCCTGTCAGCAGAAATCCAAAAAAGAATTGCTTCATCCTGAGAAAATGCTCGAAAAATTAGTGGTAATCAGTGATAGCATAGATCAGAATCCGGAAATTGATAAACTTATTTTTTGGTCGGGTAAGCTCAAAGAAAAAGATTTCTCAAAAACAAGTTCGACTTTAGCGTTTATACATTACAATTTGGCTAAGAATCTGGCTAAAAGCAATATCGACAGTGCCAAAAATCATATTAATATTGCTTTAAATTTAATCGAAAAAGAAAAAGGTTTCAATGCGCTTAAATTTACGATTTACAACGGTGCCGGATTAATTTCAGAGCACGAAGGCAAGTTCTACCAATCGGTTTATTATTTTAATCAATCGGCGGCGATCATTATGAATGACGATTCACTGCAATGTAAACCAATGGCAAAAGTGATTTGCTTGCTCAATGCGGCTCAGGACAATAACAAAATTAGTCAATATCCAAAATCGGTGGAGCAAAACCAATTGGCATTAAAAATTTTAAAAAAACTGCCCGAAGATAATTTTAAATACAACTTCAGAGCTTATTCGCAATTGTTTACGGCCTGTGAAGAAAGTGAAATTTACAAGACAGATTCGCTTTTATTTTATATTAAAAAACTAAAAAGTATTTCGGTACAAACGAATGATCCGATGCAAATTAGATTTACTAATGAGCATATAGCACATTATTATTTGCTAAGCGATCAGTACGATAAAGCGATACAGCATTATAATTTGGTAAAAGAATATGATGCAGAAATGGTCACCGAAGAGCCCGAAAAATCAATTGCAATAAAAAATCTGTATACGACTTTGGCGAATCTTATCGATTTATACGTGCAAACCAAACAGTTTCCAGAAGCAGAAAGTTTAATTAAAAAGGCTGATACAATTGAAAAGCAACATTTTCAAATCTTGTCATATTATGAAAAATGCCTGAATAAAAAGGCAAAAATGCACTTTTATTTGGCTAAAGGCGATAATCTCAAAGCGCAGAACGAAGTGAATCAGGTATTAGAACTAAAAGATAATATTCTGAGAAATTCGGGCATTCAGGCGACAGAAGAAATGGCGACGATTTACGAACTGCAAGCCAAAGACAAATCTATTTACGGATTGAATAAAACGATTGATTCTGCTACAAATCGTCTGGAACGTAATAAATTGTTGTTGTTTATTGTTGGATTATTGGGCCTTTTGGCGGTTTCGTGGGTGTTGTTGCTTTATTTTTTCCAAAGGCAAAAAAGACAAAAGCAGGAAAAAGAGAAAATTTTATTGCAACAGCAATTACTGAGAACTCAAATGGAACCGCATTTTATTTTCAATACTTTATCGGCATTGCAAAGTTTTATCCGATTTGACGAAAAAGAAAAATCGATAAAATATTTAAGTCAGTTTAGTAAATTACTTCGAAGTAGTTTAGAATTAAGCCGAAAAAATGATGTTCCGCTCGATCAAGAGATTGAAGCAATAGAAAATTACCTGAGTTTGCAGCAAATGCGTTTCGAATATACGTTTGCTTACGAAATAATAATTCCCGATACAGATACATCGGCATTGTTAATTCCGCCAATGTTGATTCAGCCTTTTGTTGAAAACGCCATCATTCACGGTATTGGAAATCTGTCTGACAAAGGATTTATAAAGTTGGAAATTGTTGCGAAGGAGAATCAATTGCTGGTAAAAATTACAGATAACGGAAAAGGGTATCAGGACAAATCGAATTTAGAGATGAATCATCAGTCTTTATCAGGTGCTATAGCCCGAGAACGTTTGGAGATTTTAGCCCGAGAAAACAAAATAAAAACAAATATAGAAATTGTTTCGAATGAGAAAGGAACGGTTGTTTTACTGGCACTTCCCATAAAAAACCAGAAGTAG
- a CDS encoding LytR/AlgR family response regulator transcription factor — protein MRIYLTVISYMSKIRTLIIEDEPAIRKELQWLVSQEESLKLEAMTGSVKESLRIIKNTELDLILMDIQLTDGTAFDILNQLEQVSCPIIFITAYNHFAIKAIKYGALDYLLKPVDSDEFAAAIQKVKKVKQTDYLTQINVLKAYSAVKTIEMSSSICITSLDCMQIIRLNEIIYLSGEGSYTQIHQENNKIITASKPLKYYEEILPDDFFIKTHQSYIVNKNFIDKYMKTGIIVMKNAAEIPVATRRKEFVIDHLNPLR, from the coding sequence ATGAGAATTTATTTAACCGTTATTTCATATATGAGCAAAATACGAACCTTAATTATAGAAGACGAACCGGCGATACGAAAAGAGTTACAATGGTTGGTTTCACAAGAAGAATCCTTAAAGTTAGAAGCTATGACGGGTTCAGTAAAAGAGTCATTGCGGATCATAAAAAACACAGAACTTGATTTAATTTTGATGGATATTCAGCTGACAGATGGTACAGCTTTCGATATATTGAATCAATTAGAACAGGTTTCCTGCCCAATCATTTTTATTACGGCTTATAATCATTTTGCTATAAAAGCGATCAAGTATGGCGCATTAGATTATCTTCTAAAACCAGTTGACAGCGATGAATTTGCAGCAGCCATACAAAAAGTTAAGAAAGTCAAACAGACTGATTATCTCACGCAGATTAATGTTTTGAAAGCATACAGTGCTGTAAAAACTATTGAAATGAGTTCCAGTATTTGTATCACTTCTTTAGATTGCATGCAGATAATTCGGCTGAATGAAATTATATATCTTTCGGGAGAAGGCTCTTATACTCAAATTCATCAGGAAAATAATAAAATTATAACCGCTTCGAAACCTTTAAAATACTACGAAGAGATTCTGCCGGATGACTTTTTTATAAAAACACATCAATCCTATATTGTGAATAAAAATTTTATTGACAAATACATGAAAACAGGCATAATTGTTATGAAAAATGCTGCTGAAATTCCCGTTGCGACCCGCAGAAAAGAGTTTGTTATAGATCATTTAAATCCTTTGAGATAA